The Lysobacter gummosus sequence TGCTGGAATCCACCTCGCCGGTCGGCGCGACCGAACAGCTGGCGCAGTGGCTGGCCGAAGCGCGTTCGGACCTGAGCTTTCCGCAGGACGCCGGCGAAGACGCCGACGTCAACGTCGCCCACTGCCCCGAGCGCGTGCTGCCGGGCCATGTGATGCGCGAGCTGATCGAGAACGACCGCGTCATCGGCGGCATGACCCCGCGCTGCTCGGCGCGCGCCTGCGAGCTGTACAAGAGCTTCGTGCGCGGCGAGTGCATCGTCACCAACGCGCGCACCGCCGAGATGTGCAAGCTGACCGAGAACGCGTTCCGCGACGTCAACATCGCCTTCGCCAACGAGCTGTCGATCATCTGCGACAAGCTCGGCATCAACGTGTGGGATCTGGTGCAGCTGGCCAACCGCCATCCGCGCGTCAACATCCTGCAGCCCGGCCCCGGCGTCGGCGGCCACTGCATCGCGGTGGACCCGTGGTTCATCGTCGACAGCGCGCCGGAAGAGGCGCGGCTGATCCGCACCGCGCGCGAGGTCAACAACAGCAAGCCGCGCTGGGTGATGGACAAGGTCGATGCCGCCATCGCCGATGCCAAGGCCGACGGCAAGCAGGACAAGGACCTGACCATCGCCGTGTTCGGCCTGTCGTTCAAGCCCGACATCGACGACCTGCGCGAAAGCCCCGCGCTCGATATCGCCATCGAACTGGCCGCGCGCCACCCGGGCAAGGTGCTCGCGGTCGAGCCGCACATCGATGCGCTGCCGGAGAAGCTCAAGTCGCCGAACCTGATCCTGGTGGACTTCCCCACCGCCAGCGCGCAGGCCGACATCGGCCTGCTGCTGGTCGATCACAAGCCGTTCCGGGAGCAGGCCGCGCCCACGCACCTGCGCCTGGTCGATACCAAGGGCATCTGGGTCTGAGCCGCTTCGGCTCGGACGGAACGCTTGCATCATGATCCGGCGACTGATCACCACCGCCAGTCTTTCGGCCGTGAGCGCCATGGCCTCGCGCGGGGCGATCTTCGCCGGCGTGCTGCTGGTCGCCGGTTTGCTGGGGCCGCGGGCGTTCGGCCAGTTCACCCTGATCCAGACCACGGCGCTGTTGTTCACCACGTTCTGCGCGCTCAGCCTGGGGCAGATGGCGACCAAGATCGTCGCCGAAGCCCTGCAGGGCTCGCGCGAGCGCATGGGGGTGGCGTGGTCGGTGTCGTACGGTTCGGCGTTGTTGATCTCGCTGGTGTTCGCGGTGGCGATCGTGGCGCTGTCGCCGCTGGTGGCGCGCTACGTCGGACACGACGCCGCGCTCACGCCGGTGTACGCCAGCTCCAGCCTGCTGGTGTTGGCGGGATTTCTCACCGCGATCCAGAACGGCGTCGCCCTGGCCGTGGGCCGGGTCAAGGAACAGGCCTGGGCCAATCTGCTCAGCGCGCCGATCGCCTTCGCGATCATGGTGCTGGCGGCGTTTCAGCGCGATCTGCATTGGGCGATGTACGGCTACATCGCCTCGCAGATCGTGATCGCCGTCGGCCAGGAGCGCAGCCTGCGCCGCTACCGCCGCGAACACGGCCTGAAGTTGTCGCTGCGCACGACCACGCGCGCGGACTGGTCGGTGCTGTGGCGGCTGGGCCTGCCTTCGTCGCTGGCCGGACTGCTGACCGTGCCGGCGATGTGGCTGGTGATGGTGATGCTCTCGCACACCGCC is a genomic window containing:
- a CDS encoding oligosaccharide flippase family protein; this encodes MIRRLITTASLSAVSAMASRGAIFAGVLLVAGLLGPRAFGQFTLIQTTALLFTTFCALSLGQMATKIVAEALQGSRERMGVAWSVSYGSALLISLVFAVAIVALSPLVARYVGHDAALTPVYASSSLLVLAGFLTAIQNGVALAVGRVKEQAWANLLSAPIAFAIMVLAAFQRDLHWAMYGYIASQIVIAVGQERSLRRYRREHGLKLSLRTTTRADWSVLWRLGLPSSLAGLLTVPAMWLVMVMLSHTADGATDLGHFALGNQARSILLFGIGVVANAALPMLSSALAQGDRHGASTVLRHSMALLLAITGAIALLAALAAPPLIHALAPAYAGSVEPLQWLLASVVATAPTTILMRKATADGRPSILLYGNAVFCVVLLATAAVALHMHGGATGLAFAYFLASLLQLLTFALFNRNELRWKALARSNS
- the wecC gene encoding UDP-N-acetyl-D-mannosamine dehydrogenase, encoding MSFDTVSVIGLGYIGLPTAAAFAAVRKQVIGIDVNRNIVDTINRGEIHIVEPDLDVAVRAAVSGGYLRASIQPESADAYLIAVPTPFKNDHEPDLRYIEAAAKALAPVLRKGDLVVLESTSPVGATEQLAQWLAEARSDLSFPQDAGEDADVNVAHCPERVLPGHVMRELIENDRVIGGMTPRCSARACELYKSFVRGECIVTNARTAEMCKLTENAFRDVNIAFANELSIICDKLGINVWDLVQLANRHPRVNILQPGPGVGGHCIAVDPWFIVDSAPEEARLIRTAREVNNSKPRWVMDKVDAAIADAKADGKQDKDLTIAVFGLSFKPDIDDLRESPALDIAIELAARHPGKVLAVEPHIDALPEKLKSPNLILVDFPTASAQADIGLLLVDHKPFREQAAPTHLRLVDTKGIWV